The Kordia sp. SMS9 DNA window AGCTCAGTGTGATCGCTATTAGATTCTAGATGCTTTTGGAATTTTATAAAATGACTTCTTTAAAATAAAATTCTTACAAATTTTATGTAATTTGCATGTCATATCGAGCGCAGTCGAGATACAAATGAAATGCAAAATTTGATAGCATACAATTATAGTTTTAATATTTATGAACAAACTCATCATCGCAGGAAACGGATTTGATTTAGCCCATGGATTGCCAACATCCTACAATCATTTTATGGATGCTTTTTGGCGGGATTTGAAGGAGAATCAGGATGATGATTTGGTAAAAGAAGTTGTTTATTTAGATCCTATTTTTCAAGATCATTTTGACGAGGGAGAAATTTTAAACTTTAAAGATTTTGAGTCTAATATTCATAAATACTTACAAAACAATCTTCGGGGTTTTGAATATCAATTGGAGAAATATAGTTTTTCTCAAAGAGGAATGTCAAGATCTTATGGAAAAGAAGTCGTATTGTTCAAGTTTAAAAACAAATTCTTTAAAGAATTAAACGAAACGCAGTCCATTCAAAATTGGGTATATGTTGAAAATGAGTATTATCAAGCATTAAAAAGTATTTGTAAAGATGAAGAATTAGAAGCTCGTCAAAAGAGAGAAAGAGTTATAAAACTTCATGAAGAATTTGAGCAAGTGAAGCAGTTGCTTGAAATATATCTAAAACAGAAAGTTGTTGAAACTTATGATTTTAATGCTTTCAGTGAAAAAGATCATCCTAAACCTTTTAATATATTAAGACGTTTTGTCGGGAAAGAGAGTAACGAAGAGAAGTTAAAGTTGGCAAGTGAGTTTTCAGATCGTGATGATGAAAAATTTATGTTTGATTTAGATCCATCTGAATCTAAAAAACAGAAAGTTGTAAAATTTAACAGCTATATAGTAAATTTCAATTACACACCAACTTTTGTTAATTATTGTGGATATCTATTACTTGAAGAGAAACAGCTTGCTCATATAAATCATATTCACGGTGAACTAAGTGAAGAAAACATTGTCTTCGGCTTCGGAGACGAAATGGACGAAGATTACAAACTTATCGAAGACATGGACGATAACGAATATCTACGGTATTTTAAGTCATTTCAATACTCTCAAAATTCCAATTATAAAGATATTTTGCGTTACATAAATTCTGAAAAGTTTCAAGTGATTATCATGGGGCATTCTTGTGGACTTTCAGATAGGGTTTTACTAAATACTATTTTTGAACATGACAATTGCCGTTCTATTAAAGTATTTTATTATCAAAATGGTGAGTATGATAATTATACCGAGATTGTTCAAAACATTTCAAGGCATTTTAATGATAAGAAACTCATGCGAACTAAAATTGTAGAGAAAACCTTGTGTGAACCCATGCCGCAGATTCAATTGCCGAAGAAGAAGTAGTTTCAAAGTACTTCTCGATACTATTTTCTGCATTTCATTTCGACTACGCTCAATGTAAACATTACGAAATTTAATCGAAGTAGCGGACAGTAATAAGAAAAATAATTCGTGTATTCGTGGTAAAAAAATAAAGAAACTAGTGAGTTCAATCTTTTAATCAAAATCGCTTGCTTTTGTGATAGAAATCGAACTGACGTTTGAGATTTGTAAAAGTGAATACGTAAACAAAAACCATTTTTAACGACCAAAGAAACGTCAATCGAACTAAAAAGAAAAACACAGATGGCAATTCAAAATATTACCAATTACACCTATCAAAATACGTTTTCATTGAGCGTTGTGCAATTTGAAAAAGCCTGTGTCGTTGAGCAACCTGAACAAGTAGATGCGTATACGATTTATTGGATTAAAGACGGAAAAGGAACGTATTTTATTGACTTTGAAGAATATACATTTGATGGAAATATCATTTTCTTTTTGTCGCCAGGACAAGTATTTACGGTAAGTTCAGAGGAAATTAAAGAAGCCTATAAATTATCGTTTCAGCGTGATTTTTATTGTATTCAAACGCATGACAAGGAAATTTCGTGCAATGGCGTTTTGTTTAATGCTGTATATGACACGCCGTATGTGATTCCGAAATCGAAAGATGTACAGCGATTGAGTTTGCTATTAGAAGATTTGATGGAAGAATTTAACAATGAAAATTCTGGGCAGTACGATATGTTGCAAAGCTATTTGAAGCAATTCATCATTCATTCCGTACGTGTGAAGAAAAATGATTTTGTAGTGAAAGAAGCTAAGGAAACCAAATTGTACAAAGATTTTAGTGTATTGGTAGAGCAGAACTTCAAAAAAATGCACTCCGTTTCTGCGTATGCAGATCGCTTGGGAATGTCGCCAAAATCCATTGCCAAGCATTTTCAAAAACTCGGAACTACGACGCCGAGCGATTTTATTAAAAACCGAATCATCTTAGAAGCCAAACGTCAATTGTTATATTCGGAACAAACCGTTAAAGAAATTGCTTTTGATTTAGGGTTTAATGATCCTGCGTATTTTTCACGTTTTTTTACCAAAGTTCTTCAAAAATCACCACTGAATTTTAAGGCGGAATATAAGAAGTAATTAGACTCGCTGGCGATTTTAGAATTGGCTGCGCCTACTTAGATTGTTAGATGCGCCTCGCTTTTAGCATTTCAGTTAGAATTTTCACGGGTTCTCAGAACTCGACTAATACCCAATACCAAATACCTGAAATATTAGATGCGCTTTGCTTCGGCAAACTCAGCACAAGTGCTGTTAGAATTTTGGTATTGCTTCGCTTTTGGTATGTTGGTACGTTTCTAAGTGAATCTTGAGTTTTGTTTGAAACGAATTGCTACATTTTTAAATTTTCAAATTGCTACATTGTTAGACGTGCTTTCGCTGTTAGACTTGTTCCTGCATAGAAAGAAATTCCTTAGAAATGCTTTGCATTGGTTTTCTTATAAAATTTC harbors:
- a CDS encoding AbiH family protein; amino-acid sequence: MNKLIIAGNGFDLAHGLPTSYNHFMDAFWRDLKENQDDDLVKEVVYLDPIFQDHFDEGEILNFKDFESNIHKYLQNNLRGFEYQLEKYSFSQRGMSRSYGKEVVLFKFKNKFFKELNETQSIQNWVYVENEYYQALKSICKDEELEARQKRERVIKLHEEFEQVKQLLEIYLKQKVVETYDFNAFSEKDHPKPFNILRRFVGKESNEEKLKLASEFSDRDDEKFMFDLDPSESKKQKVVKFNSYIVNFNYTPTFVNYCGYLLLEEKQLAHINHIHGELSEENIVFGFGDEMDEDYKLIEDMDDNEYLRYFKSFQYSQNSNYKDILRYINSEKFQVIIMGHSCGLSDRVLLNTIFEHDNCRSIKVFYYQNGEYDNYTEIVQNISRHFNDKKLMRTKIVEKTLCEPMPQIQLPKKK
- a CDS encoding helix-turn-helix domain-containing protein, with amino-acid sequence MAIQNITNYTYQNTFSLSVVQFEKACVVEQPEQVDAYTIYWIKDGKGTYFIDFEEYTFDGNIIFFLSPGQVFTVSSEEIKEAYKLSFQRDFYCIQTHDKEISCNGVLFNAVYDTPYVIPKSKDVQRLSLLLEDLMEEFNNENSGQYDMLQSYLKQFIIHSVRVKKNDFVVKEAKETKLYKDFSVLVEQNFKKMHSVSAYADRLGMSPKSIAKHFQKLGTTTPSDFIKNRIILEAKRQLLYSEQTVKEIAFDLGFNDPAYFSRFFTKVLQKSPLNFKAEYKK